From Salvelinus sp. IW2-2015 linkage group LG18, ASM291031v2, whole genome shotgun sequence, a single genomic window includes:
- the LOC111978634 gene encoding ras-related protein Rab-4A, whose amino-acid sequence MSETYDFLFKFLVIGNAGTGKSCLLHQFIEKRFKDDSNHTIGVEFGSKIINVGNKYVKLQIWDTAGQERFRSVTRSYYRGAAGALLVYDITSRETYNALTNWLTDARMLASQNIVIILCGNKKDLDADREVTFLEASRFAQENELMFLETSALTGENVEEAFVQCARKILNKIESGELDPERMGSGIQYGDAALRQLRSPRRGQAESAQECGC is encoded by the exons ATGTCTGAGACATACG ACTTCCTGTTCAAATTCCTAGTGATTGGGAATGCCGGAACTGGAAAATCATGTCTTCTTCACCAGTTTATTGAGAAGAGAT TCAAAGACGATTCGAATCACACTATCGGAGTGGAGTTTGGCTCAAAGATAATCAACGTGGGGAACAAATATGTCAAACTCCAAATCTGGGACACTGCAGGACAAGAGAGATTCAG ATCTGTGACGCGGAGTTACTACAGAGGCGCTGCAGGAGCGCTGCTTGTGTATGACATCACCAG CCGGGAAACCTACAACGCCTTGACCAACTGGCTGACAGACGCCAGGATGCTGGCCAGCCAAAACATTGTCATCATCCTGTGTGGTAACAAGAAGGACTTGGACGCAGACCGGGAGGTCACCTTCCTGGAGGCGTCTCGCTTTGCTCAGGAAAATG AGCTGATGTTTCTGGAGACCAGTGCTCTGACAGGggagaacgtggaggaggcctTTGTGCAGTGTGCTAGGAAAATTCTCAACAAGATAGAGTCGG gaGAGTTGGACCCGGAGCGGATGGGATCAGGGATCCAGTACGGAGACGCGGCGCTGCGACAGCTGCGCTCCCCTCGCAGAGGACAGGCCGAGAGCGCCCAGGAATGTGGCTGTTAG